From Rutidosis leptorrhynchoides isolate AG116_Rl617_1_P2 chromosome 3, CSIRO_AGI_Rlap_v1, whole genome shotgun sequence, a single genomic window includes:
- the LOC139897408 gene encoding uncharacterized protein, translating to MSHTAYKVHAFACYRVLAYGWNAHAGCGDGSGTKFWLDKWCGEATLKDSFPRLFRLESNKDARVSDRINHECILFIFNWSWAKTPKWRAESERNSLTSLLNAYAFSSEKPNEWMWKFNNFGRYTSKSLSSIFTEISASNSLPCGPTELNSPLPQKIGIFIWRAKQNKLPVRTELDNRDIDLNSTRCPVCDEDLETVSHTLLSCKFALDIWNRVGNWCNFGNINISTLADISKPFNPSLTSSTGASFWQAIVWVTSYYIWKNRNDLFFGNNTLSGPKIIAEIQSKSFEWIKSRSKKGTLEWHNWLFNPTSYEVDRDNKTGIG from the exons atgtcGCATACAGCGTACAAGGTACACGCATTCGCATGCTATCGAGTGCTCGCATACGGAtggaatgcgcatgcgggttgcg GTGATGGTTCGGGAACAAAATTTTGGCTTGACAAATGGTGTGGTGAAGCTACACTAAAAGATTCCTTCCCTAGGCTTTTTCGTCTTGAATCAAATAAAGATGCTCGTGTCTCCGATCGCATCAATCACGAGTGCATACTGTTTATTTTTAATTGGTCTTGGGCTAAGACTCCAAAGTGGAGGGCGGAAAGTGAGCGTAACTCACTCACGTCCTTACTAAATGCTTACGCTTTCTCTTCCGAAAAACCCAACGAGTGGATGTGGAAATTCAACAACTTCGGTCGTTACACCTCTAAGTCCCTTTCTTCCATCTTCACCGAAATCTCTGCCTCGAATTCCTTACCTTGCGGACCAACTGAATTAAATTCTCCGTTACCGCAAAAAATTGGAATTTTCATATGGCGCGCAAAACAAAACAAACTGCCTGTTCGAACCGAACTTGATAACCGGGATATTGATCTTAATTCGACTAGATGTCCCGTTTGCGATGAAGATTTAGAAACCGTGTCTCACACACTTTTATCCTGCAAATTCGCACTTGATATTTGGAATAGAGTAGGTAACTGGTGCAACTTTGGAAATATCAACATCTCCACACTCGCGGATATTTCAAAACCTTTTAATCCGTCTCTCACCTCCTCTACCGGCGCATCATTTTGGCAAGCTATTGTTTGGGTCACTTCTTATTACATTTGGAAGAATCGTAATGATCTTTTTTTCGGGAATAATACTCTTAGCGGTCCAAAGATAATTGCCGAAATTCAATCCAAAAGTTTCGAATGGATCAAGTCTCGTTCGAAGAAAGGCACTTTAGAATGGCATAATTGGCTTTTCAACCCGACAAGTTACGAGGTGGATCGTGATAATAAAACGGGAATAGGCTAA
- the LOC139895683 gene encoding 21 kDa protein-like: MEPKTLIILAIFCLTITTTYGGPTTGYIKKSCATVTYPALCEQSLSPYAKTIQTSPSQLARTALSVSLNQSQTTQAYLNKLKSFKGLKPRERAAIGDCLDEVSDSLDRVSKSIQELKTCDRVKGQDFIFHMSNVQTWVSSALTDENTCMDGFGGRVMEGRIKTSVRTHITSVAHVTSNALALVNNLAQKH, from the coding sequence ATGGAACCCAAAACACTAATCATTCTCGCCATCTTCTGCCTCACCATAACCACCACCTACGGTGGACCCACCACTGGCTACATCAAAAAATCCTGTGCCACCGTTACCTACCCTGCCTTATGCGAACAATCTCTTTCACCATACGCCAAAACCATTCAAACTAGCCCCTCCCAATTAGCCCGTACAGCGTTATCAGTAAGCCTAAATCAATCCCAAACCACCCAAGCTTACCTCAACAAACTCAAAAGTTTTAAAGGTTTGAAGCCACGTGAACGAGCCGCTATCGGGGACTGCTTAGACGAAGTAAGTGATAGTTTGGACCGGGTCAGTAAATCGATCCAAGAGCTTAAAACATGTGACCGGGTCAAGGGTCAGGATTTTATTTTTCACATGAGTAATGTTCAAACATGGGTTAGTTCTGCCCTTACCGATGAGAACACATGTATGGATGGGTTTGGTGGTCGGGTCATGGAGGGTCGGATCAAAACTTCGGTTCGGACTCATATCACAAGTGTGGCACATGTGACTAGCAATGCTCTGGCACTAGTTAACAACTTAGCTCAGAAGCATTAG